In Drosophila simulans strain w501 chromosome 3R, Prin_Dsim_3.1, whole genome shotgun sequence, a single window of DNA contains:
- the LOC6727449 gene encoding IDLSRF-like peptide yields MSFLAMEHHHHHHHHHHHQQPRQHHLSMWPSFAICLLLLQTTTTTMAIDLSRLYGHMANPIVKRSEACHPYEPFKCPGDGNCISIQYLCDGAPDCSDGYDEDMRLCTAAKRPPVEETASFLQSLIASHGPNYLEKLFGSKARDALSPLGGVEKVAIALSESQTIEDFGAALHLMRSDLEHLRSVFMAVENGDLGMLKSLGIKDSELGDVKFFLEKLVNTGFLD; encoded by the exons ATGTCCTTCTTGGCCATggaacaccaccaccaccaccaccaccatcatcatcatcagcagccgCGTCAGCACCACCTCAGCATGTGGCCATCATTCGCCATCtgtctgctgctcctgcagacCACCACGACCACCATGGCCATCGATTTGAGTCGTTTGTACGGGCACATGGCCAATCCCATCGTGAAGCGGAGCG AAGCCTGTCATCCATATGAGCCCTTCAAGTGTCCCGGGGATGGTAATTGCATTTCCATCCAATATTTATGCGATGGTGCACCCGATTGCTCTGACGGATACGATGAGGATATGCGTCTGTGTACGGCGG CCAAGCGTCCGCCGGTCGAGGAGACCGCATCCTTCCTCCAGAGCCTGATCGCCTCCCACGGACCCAATTACCTGGAAAAACTTTTCGGCAGCAAGGCACGTGATGCCCTTTCACCTCTCGGCGGAGTCGAGAAGGTCGCCATCGCCCTGAGTGAGTCGCAAACGATTGAGGACTTTGGCGCTGCCCTTCATCTAATGAG ATCGGACCTGGAACACTTGCGCTCGGTTTTCATGGCGGTGGAGAACGGGGATCTGGGCATGCTGAAGTCGCTGGGTATCAAGGACTCGGAGCTGGGCGATGTGAAGTTCTTCTTGGAGAAGCTGGTCAACACCGGCTTCCTCGACTGA
- the LOC6727450 gene encoding uncharacterized protein LOC6727450, whose amino-acid sequence MQAHHAMPDFRCRNNCQHKECQRHAPLGIIDQHTQCKCLGEVNASSIFLENVLDLANTLSQVMIICGLHECKAKSTVDIITYAFLHYDQVCYCIDTTPKKRLRKEDLFHELGKKSLMNKVEAHLAYAIIKRGFKAFYYEPKVDLTYDEQGRPSYNDECVWVHAARKSAESYARFDGLSCSEQMAYEAKIKIAFKKFYDRMQTRKRQPEGDDCNCCFCAKKRGHLVYAKEPTPCSSSKKKPKHVCPYCCKKKQKQQYTHPARQPAKCPKCHKSRKFCCCTKMDFNLQWVKSIWERPDFNQYYKNEIAEIEDRLVKGTCWLPPEPEEKLLDEGEGEEEEEAHQEMSPEALLALGGKTVPTIPDEGNGSPLATKQPSITEAEGES is encoded by the coding sequence ATGCAGGCCCATCATGCGATGCCCGATTTTCGATGCCGGAATAATTGCCAGCACAAGGAGTGCCAGAGGCATGCTCCATTGGGCATAATCGATCAGCACACCCAGTGCAAGTGCTTGGGCGAGGTGAATGCCTCGTCGATTTTCCTGGAAAATGTCCTCGATCTGGCCAACACGTTGTCCCAGGTGATGATCATCTGTGGACTGCACGAGTGCAAAGCGAAGTCGACCGTGGACATCATCACGTATGCCTTCTTGCATTACGACCAGGTGTGCTATTGCATTGATACCACGCCCAAGAAGCGACTGCGAAAGGAGGATTTGTTCCACGAGCTGGGCAAGAAGTCGCTGATGAACAAGGTGGAGGCCCACTTGGCCTATGCCATCATCAAGAGGGGATTCAAGGCCTTCTACTACGAGCCGAAAGTGGACTTGACCTACGATGAGCAGGGCAGACCCTCGTACAACGATGAATGCGTCTGGGTCCATGCAGCCCGGAAGTCAGCCGAGTCCTATGCCCGCTTCGATGGCCTCTCCTGCAGCGAACAGATGGCCTACGAGGCCAAGATCAAGATAGCCTTCAAGAAGTTCTACGATCGCATGCAGACGCGCAAGAGGCAGCCGGAGGGCGACGATTGCAACTGCTGCTTCTGCGCCAAGAAGCGGGGCCATCTGGTCTATGCCAAGGAACCGActccctgctcctccagcaaaAAGAAGCCCAAGCACGTGTGTCCATATTGCtgcaagaagaagcagaagcagcagtacACACATCCTGCTCGCCAGCCGGCCAAGTGCCCCAAGTGCCACAAGTCGCGCAagttctgctgctgcaccaAAATGGACTTCAACCTTCAGTGGGTCAAGAGCATATGGGAGCGACCGGACTTCAATCAGTACTACAAGAACGAGATCGCCGAGATCGAGGACCGCCTGGTCAAGGGAACCTGCTGGCTGCCGCCGGAGCCTGAGGAAAAGCTGCTCGATGAGGGcgagggcgaggaggaggaggaagccCACCAGGAGATGTCGCCGGAGGCTCTCCTCGCGCTCGGCGGCAAAACGGTGCCCACTATTCCGGATGAAGGAAACGGTTCACCACTGGCCACCAAACAGCCTTCAATCACCGAGGCTGAGGGCGAGTCCTAA